From a region of the Danio aesculapii chromosome 4, fDanAes4.1, whole genome shotgun sequence genome:
- the atp2b1a gene encoding plasma membrane calcium-transporting ATPase 1a isoform X3: MANNSYSGVKNSVAEPNHNGEFGCSLKELRSLMELRGAEGLQKIQETYADVNGLCNRLKTSAVDGLSGQPSDIEKRKAAFGQNFIPPKKPKTFLQLVWEALQDVTLIILEVAAIVSLGLSFYKPPDAGDKNCVAKRGAEPEEEGETGWIEGAAILLSVVCVVLVTAFNDWSKEKQFRGLQSRIEQEQKFTVVRGGQVIQIHVAEIVVGDIAQIKYGDLLPADGVLIQGNDLKIDESSLTGESDHVKKSLDKDAMLLSGTHVMEGSGKIVVTAVGVNSQTGIIFTLLGAGEDDDDEEEKEKKKEKERKKEKKNKKQDGSVENRKKAKAQDGAAMEMQPLNSDEGADGEEKRKANLPKKEKSVLQGKLTKLAVQIGKAGLLMSAITVIILVVLFVVNTFWWDEVSWDSECIPIYIQFFVKFFIIGVTVLVVAVPEGLPLAVTISLAYSVKKMMKDNNLVRHLDACETMGNATAICSDKTGTLTMNRMTVVQVFIADKHYRKVPEPDVVPASTMERLVLGISVNCAYTTKIMPPEKEGGLNRQVGNKTECALLGFALDLKKDYQAIRNEIPEEKLYKVYTFNSVRKSMSTVLKNDDGSFRMFSKGASEILLKKCYKILTSTGEAKVFRPRDRDDMVKRVIEPMASEGLRTICMAYRDFPAAEGEPDWDNEAEILTRLTCVCVVGIEDPVRPEVPDAIRKCQRAGITVRMVTGDNLNTARAIATKCGILQVGDDFLCLEGKEFNRRIRNEKGEIEQERIDKIWPKLRVLARSSPTDKHTLVKGIIDSTVVEQRQVVAVTGDGTNDGPALKKADVGFAMGIAGTDVAKEASDIILTDDNFSSIVRAVMWGRNVYDSISKFLQFQLTVNVVAVIVAFTGACITQDSPLKAVQMLWVNLIMDTLASLALATEPPTESLLLRKPYGRNKPLISRTMMKNILGHAVYQLIIIFTLLFAGEKMFDIDSGRYAELHAPPSEHYTIVFNTFVMMQLFNEINARKIHGERNVFEGIFNNMIFCTIVFGTFVIQIVIVQFGGKPFSCVGLNIEQWLWCIFLGFGCLLWGQVISTIPTSRLKFLKTAGHGTQKEEIPDEELEELEDLDEIDHAERELRRGQILWFRGLNRIQTQMDVVSAFQSGISFQAAVRRQPSSGSQQHDVTNVSSPTHVALSPATAFNTASATVGYPGGECIPQLAVTL; this comes from the exons gTTTAAGTGGGCAACCCTCagatattgaaaaaagaaaagcagCATTTGGACAGAACTTTATACCTCCGAAAAAGCCAAAAACCTTTCTTCAGTTAGTATGGGAAGCATTACAGGATGTAACATTGATTATTTTGGAAGTGGCAGCAATAGTTTCTTTAGGCCTTTCTTTTTATAAACCTCCAGATGCAGGAGACAAAA attgCGTGGCGAAAAGGGGTGCAGAACCTGAGGAAGAAGGAGAGACAGGATGGATAGAAGGTGCAGCTATCCTCCTGTCTGTTGTTTGTGTGGTGCTCGTGACTGCCTTTAATGACTGGAGTAAAGAGAAACAGTTCCGTGGCTTACAGAGCCGCATTGAACAAGAGCAGAAGTTTACGGTGGTTCGGGGAGGGCAGGTCATTCAGATCCATGTGGCCGAGATCGTCGTCGGGGAcattgcacaaataaaatatg GCGACCTCCTGCCCGCTGATGGTGTTCTCATCCAGGGCAACGACCTCAAAATAGACGAGAGCTCTTTAACCGGAGAGTCTGACCATGTCAAGAAATCGTTGGACAAAGATGCTATGCTGCTGTCAG GTACACACGTCATGGAGGGCTCTGGAAAAATCGTGGTCACTGCTGTCGGAGTCAATTCCCAAACTGGAATCATCTTCACTTTATTGGGGGCaggagaagatgatgatgatgaggaagagaaagagaagaaaaaagaaaaggagcgaaagaaagagaagaaaa ATAAAAAGCAGGATGGCTCTGTGGAGAACCGAAAGAAAG CAAAAGCCCAGGATGGGGCTGCAATGGAGATGCAGCCTCTAAACAGTGATGAAGGGGCTGATGGTGAGGAGAAGAGAAAAGCCAACTTGCCAAAGAAAGAGAAATCGGTCTTGCAAGGGAAGCTGACCAAATTGGCGGTCCAAATCGGAAAAGCAG GTTTGTTGATGTCAGCCATCACCGTGATCATCTTGGTGGTGCTGTTCGTGGTGAATACTTTCTGGTGGGATGAAGTTTCCTGGGATTCAGAATGTATACCCATCTACATCCAGTTCTTTGTTAAGTTCTTCATCATTGGTGTGACCGTACTGGTGGTGGCCGTTCCTGAGGGCCTTCCGCTGGCTGTTACCATCTCATTGGCTTACTCTGTCAAA AAAATGATGAAAGACAATAATTTAGTGAGGCATCTTGATGCCTGCGAAACCATGGGCAATGCCACAGCCATCTGTTCGGATAAGACAGGAACACTGACTATGAATCGGATGACAGTAGTTCAGGTTTTTATTGCTGACAAGCACTACAGGAAAGTCCCTGAGCCTGATGTTGTCCCTGCCAGCACCATGGAACGGCTCGTACTGGGCATCAGTGTCAACTGTGCTTACACCACCAAAATTATG CCCCCTGAGAAGGAGGGAGGCCTGAATCGTCAGGTGGGCAACAAAACTGAATGTGCCTTGCTGGGCTTTGCCTTGGACTTGAAAAAAGACTATCAAGCAATCCGCAACGAAATCCCTGAGGAGAAGCTTTACAAAGTCTACACCTTCAACTCCGTCAGGAAATCCATGAGCACCGTGCTAAAAAATGATGACGGAAGCTTTCGGATGTTCAGCAAAGGAGCCTCAGAGATTCTGCTGAAGAA GTGCTATAAAATCCTGACATCGACGGGTGAAGCGAAGGTTTTCCGGCCCAGGGACAGAGATGATATGGTGAAGAGAGTAATCGAACCTATGGCCTCTGAGGGCCTGAGGACCATCTGCATGGCTTACAGGGACTTTCCTGCTGCTGAAGGAGAACCAGACTGGGATAATGAGGCCGAAATCCTTACCAGGCTCACTTGTGTGTGTGTCGTGGGCATTGAAGATCCGGTCAGGCCTGAG GTCCCTGATGCCATTAGAAAGTGCCAGCGTGCTGGAATCACGGTGCGCATGGTCACGGGGGACAACCTTAATACTGCCCGCGCTATAGCAACTAAATGTGGCATCCTGCAGGTAGGAGATGATTTCCTCTGCTTGGAGGGCAAGGAGTTCAACCGCCGGATCCGTAATGAAAAGGGAGAG atcgaACAAGAGCGGATTGACAAAATATGGCCTAAACTCCGGGTGCTGGCGAGATCTTCGCCCACAGACAAGCATACACTAGTTAAAG GAATAATTGACAGCACCGTTGTGGAGCAGAGACAGGTTGTTGCAGTAACAGGAGACGGCACCAATGATGGCCCTGCCTTAAAAAAGGCCGATGTTGGGTTTGCCATG GGTATAGCCGGCACTGACGTGGCTAAAGAAGCCTCAGATATCATCCTCACTGACGACAACTTTAGCAGCATTGTCAGGGCCGTCATGTGGGGGCGAAATGTCTACGACAGCATTTCAAAATTCCTCCAGTTCCAGCTCACCGTCAACGTGGTGGCTGTGATTGTGGCCTTCACTGGAGCTTGCATCACACAG GACTCTCCTTTGAAAGCTGTACAGATGTTATGGGTAAATCTCATTATGGACACACTTGCCTCTTTGGCCTTGGCCACTGAACCCCCCACTGAATCTCTTCTGCTGAGGAAGCCTTATGGCCGTAATAAACCACTCATCTCTAGGACAATGATGAAAAACATATTAGGTCATGCCGTCTACCAGCTCATCATCATCTTTACTCTACTGTTTGCTG GTGAGAAGATGTTCGACATTGACAGCGGACGTTACGCCGAGCTTCACGCTCCCCCATCTGAGCACTACACCATTGTCTTCAACACCTTTGTGATGATGCAGCTGTTCAATGAAATTAATGCACGGAAAATCCACGGAGAACGAAACGTCTTTGAAGGCATTTTCAACAATATGATCTTCTGCACCATTGTCTTTGGGACATTCGTTATTCAG ATTGTGATCGTGCAATTTGGAGGAAAGCCGTTCAGCTGTGTGGGTTTAAACATTGAACAGTGGCTATGGTGCATCTTCTTGGGCTTTGGATGTCTACTCTGGGGACAG GTCATCTCCACAATCCCCACAAGCCGGCTGAAGTTCCTGAAGACTGCTGGTCATGGAACGCAGAAGGAGGAGATCCCAGATGAGGAGTTGGAGGAGCTGGAAGACCTTGATGAAATCGACCACGCCGAGCGAGAGCTCCGCAGGGGGCAGATCCTCTGGTTTAGAGGCCTCAACCGCATTCAGACTCAG ATGGATGTAGTGAGTGCGTTCCAGAGCGGAATTTCCTTTCAGGCGGCCGTCAGGCGCCAGCCCTCCAGCGGCAGCCAACAGCACGATGTAACCAATGTTTCTAGCCCTACACATGTAGCCTTATCTCCTGCTACTGCCTTCAACACCGCTTCTGCCACTGTCGGGT ATCCGGGTGGTGAATGCATTCCGCAGCTCGCTGTCACCCTATGA
- the atp2b1a gene encoding plasma membrane calcium-transporting ATPase 1a isoform X1, giving the protein MANNSYSGVKNSVAEPNHNGEFGCSLKELRSLMELRGAEGLQKIQETYADVNGLCNRLKTSAVDGLSGQPSDIEKRKAAFGQNFIPPKKPKTFLQLVWEALQDVTLIILEVAAIVSLGLSFYKPPDAGDKNCVAKRGAEPEEEGETGWIEGAAILLSVVCVVLVTAFNDWSKEKQFRGLQSRIEQEQKFTVVRGGQVIQIHVAEIVVGDIAQIKYGDLLPADGVLIQGNDLKIDESSLTGESDHVKKSLDKDAMLLSGTHVMEGSGKIVVTAVGVNSQTGIIFTLLGAGEDDDDEEEKEKKKEKERKKEKKNKKQDGSVENRKKAKAQDGAAMEMQPLNSDEGADGEEKRKANLPKKEKSVLQGKLTKLAVQIGKAGLLMSAITVIILVVLFVVNTFWWDEVSWDSECIPIYIQFFVKFFIIGVTVLVVAVPEGLPLAVTISLAYSVKKMMKDNNLVRHLDACETMGNATAICSDKTGTLTMNRMTVVQVFIADKHYRKVPEPDVVPASTMERLVLGISVNCAYTTKIMPPEKEGGLNRQVGNKTECALLGFALDLKKDYQAIRNEIPEEKLYKVYTFNSVRKSMSTVLKNDDGSFRMFSKGASEILLKKCYKILTSTGEAKVFRPRDRDDMVKRVIEPMASEGLRTICMAYRDFPAAEGEPDWDNEAEILTRLTCVCVVGIEDPVRPEVPDAIRKCQRAGITVRMVTGDNLNTARAIATKCGILQVGDDFLCLEGKEFNRRIRNEKGEIEQERIDKIWPKLRVLARSSPTDKHTLVKGIIDSTVVEQRQVVAVTGDGTNDGPALKKADVGFAMGIAGTDVAKEASDIILTDDNFSSIVRAVMWGRNVYDSISKFLQFQLTVNVVAVIVAFTGACITQDSPLKAVQMLWVNLIMDTLASLALATEPPTESLLLRKPYGRNKPLISRTMMKNILGHAVYQLIIIFTLLFAGEKMFDIDSGRYAELHAPPSEHYTIVFNTFVMMQLFNEINARKIHGERNVFEGIFNNMIFCTIVFGTFVIQIVIVQFGGKPFSCVGLNIEQWLWCIFLGFGCLLWGQVISTIPTSRLKFLKTAGHGTQKEEIPDEELEELEDLDEIDHAERELRRGQILWFRGLNRIQTQMDVVSAFQSGISFQAAVRRQPSSGSQQHDIRVVNAFRSSLSPYEGLEKPESRTSIHNFMTHPEFRIEDSEPHIPLIDDTDAEDDAPTKRNATPTPPPPPSPNQNNNAVDSGVHLFLDPSKSATPSAPGSPMHSLETSL; this is encoded by the exons gTTTAAGTGGGCAACCCTCagatattgaaaaaagaaaagcagCATTTGGACAGAACTTTATACCTCCGAAAAAGCCAAAAACCTTTCTTCAGTTAGTATGGGAAGCATTACAGGATGTAACATTGATTATTTTGGAAGTGGCAGCAATAGTTTCTTTAGGCCTTTCTTTTTATAAACCTCCAGATGCAGGAGACAAAA attgCGTGGCGAAAAGGGGTGCAGAACCTGAGGAAGAAGGAGAGACAGGATGGATAGAAGGTGCAGCTATCCTCCTGTCTGTTGTTTGTGTGGTGCTCGTGACTGCCTTTAATGACTGGAGTAAAGAGAAACAGTTCCGTGGCTTACAGAGCCGCATTGAACAAGAGCAGAAGTTTACGGTGGTTCGGGGAGGGCAGGTCATTCAGATCCATGTGGCCGAGATCGTCGTCGGGGAcattgcacaaataaaatatg GCGACCTCCTGCCCGCTGATGGTGTTCTCATCCAGGGCAACGACCTCAAAATAGACGAGAGCTCTTTAACCGGAGAGTCTGACCATGTCAAGAAATCGTTGGACAAAGATGCTATGCTGCTGTCAG GTACACACGTCATGGAGGGCTCTGGAAAAATCGTGGTCACTGCTGTCGGAGTCAATTCCCAAACTGGAATCATCTTCACTTTATTGGGGGCaggagaagatgatgatgatgaggaagagaaagagaagaaaaaagaaaaggagcgaaagaaagagaagaaaa ATAAAAAGCAGGATGGCTCTGTGGAGAACCGAAAGAAAG CAAAAGCCCAGGATGGGGCTGCAATGGAGATGCAGCCTCTAAACAGTGATGAAGGGGCTGATGGTGAGGAGAAGAGAAAAGCCAACTTGCCAAAGAAAGAGAAATCGGTCTTGCAAGGGAAGCTGACCAAATTGGCGGTCCAAATCGGAAAAGCAG GTTTGTTGATGTCAGCCATCACCGTGATCATCTTGGTGGTGCTGTTCGTGGTGAATACTTTCTGGTGGGATGAAGTTTCCTGGGATTCAGAATGTATACCCATCTACATCCAGTTCTTTGTTAAGTTCTTCATCATTGGTGTGACCGTACTGGTGGTGGCCGTTCCTGAGGGCCTTCCGCTGGCTGTTACCATCTCATTGGCTTACTCTGTCAAA AAAATGATGAAAGACAATAATTTAGTGAGGCATCTTGATGCCTGCGAAACCATGGGCAATGCCACAGCCATCTGTTCGGATAAGACAGGAACACTGACTATGAATCGGATGACAGTAGTTCAGGTTTTTATTGCTGACAAGCACTACAGGAAAGTCCCTGAGCCTGATGTTGTCCCTGCCAGCACCATGGAACGGCTCGTACTGGGCATCAGTGTCAACTGTGCTTACACCACCAAAATTATG CCCCCTGAGAAGGAGGGAGGCCTGAATCGTCAGGTGGGCAACAAAACTGAATGTGCCTTGCTGGGCTTTGCCTTGGACTTGAAAAAAGACTATCAAGCAATCCGCAACGAAATCCCTGAGGAGAAGCTTTACAAAGTCTACACCTTCAACTCCGTCAGGAAATCCATGAGCACCGTGCTAAAAAATGATGACGGAAGCTTTCGGATGTTCAGCAAAGGAGCCTCAGAGATTCTGCTGAAGAA GTGCTATAAAATCCTGACATCGACGGGTGAAGCGAAGGTTTTCCGGCCCAGGGACAGAGATGATATGGTGAAGAGAGTAATCGAACCTATGGCCTCTGAGGGCCTGAGGACCATCTGCATGGCTTACAGGGACTTTCCTGCTGCTGAAGGAGAACCAGACTGGGATAATGAGGCCGAAATCCTTACCAGGCTCACTTGTGTGTGTGTCGTGGGCATTGAAGATCCGGTCAGGCCTGAG GTCCCTGATGCCATTAGAAAGTGCCAGCGTGCTGGAATCACGGTGCGCATGGTCACGGGGGACAACCTTAATACTGCCCGCGCTATAGCAACTAAATGTGGCATCCTGCAGGTAGGAGATGATTTCCTCTGCTTGGAGGGCAAGGAGTTCAACCGCCGGATCCGTAATGAAAAGGGAGAG atcgaACAAGAGCGGATTGACAAAATATGGCCTAAACTCCGGGTGCTGGCGAGATCTTCGCCCACAGACAAGCATACACTAGTTAAAG GAATAATTGACAGCACCGTTGTGGAGCAGAGACAGGTTGTTGCAGTAACAGGAGACGGCACCAATGATGGCCCTGCCTTAAAAAAGGCCGATGTTGGGTTTGCCATG GGTATAGCCGGCACTGACGTGGCTAAAGAAGCCTCAGATATCATCCTCACTGACGACAACTTTAGCAGCATTGTCAGGGCCGTCATGTGGGGGCGAAATGTCTACGACAGCATTTCAAAATTCCTCCAGTTCCAGCTCACCGTCAACGTGGTGGCTGTGATTGTGGCCTTCACTGGAGCTTGCATCACACAG GACTCTCCTTTGAAAGCTGTACAGATGTTATGGGTAAATCTCATTATGGACACACTTGCCTCTTTGGCCTTGGCCACTGAACCCCCCACTGAATCTCTTCTGCTGAGGAAGCCTTATGGCCGTAATAAACCACTCATCTCTAGGACAATGATGAAAAACATATTAGGTCATGCCGTCTACCAGCTCATCATCATCTTTACTCTACTGTTTGCTG GTGAGAAGATGTTCGACATTGACAGCGGACGTTACGCCGAGCTTCACGCTCCCCCATCTGAGCACTACACCATTGTCTTCAACACCTTTGTGATGATGCAGCTGTTCAATGAAATTAATGCACGGAAAATCCACGGAGAACGAAACGTCTTTGAAGGCATTTTCAACAATATGATCTTCTGCACCATTGTCTTTGGGACATTCGTTATTCAG ATTGTGATCGTGCAATTTGGAGGAAAGCCGTTCAGCTGTGTGGGTTTAAACATTGAACAGTGGCTATGGTGCATCTTCTTGGGCTTTGGATGTCTACTCTGGGGACAG GTCATCTCCACAATCCCCACAAGCCGGCTGAAGTTCCTGAAGACTGCTGGTCATGGAACGCAGAAGGAGGAGATCCCAGATGAGGAGTTGGAGGAGCTGGAAGACCTTGATGAAATCGACCACGCCGAGCGAGAGCTCCGCAGGGGGCAGATCCTCTGGTTTAGAGGCCTCAACCGCATTCAGACTCAG ATGGATGTAGTGAGTGCGTTCCAGAGCGGAATTTCCTTTCAGGCGGCCGTCAGGCGCCAGCCCTCCAGCGGCAGCCAACAGCACGAT ATCCGGGTGGTGAATGCATTCCGCAGCTCGCTGTCACCCTATGAGGGCCTGGAGAAGCCAGAGTCTCGAACCTCCATCCACAACTTCATGACCCACCCAGAGTTCCGGATAGAGGACTCGGAGCCCCACATCCCTCTCATCGACGACACGGACGCGGAGGACGATGCTCCCACAAAGAGAAATGCGACCCctacacctcctcctcctccctcaCCCAATCAGAACAATAATGCCGTCGACAGCGGCGTGCACCTCTTCCTGGATCCCAGCAAATCAGCTACACCTTCAGCTCCCGGGAGCCCCATGCACAGCCTAGAGACGTCCCTTTGA
- the atp2b1a gene encoding plasma membrane calcium-transporting ATPase 1a isoform X2, translating to MANNSYSGVKNSVAEPNHNGEFGCSLKELRSLMELRGAEGLQKIQETYADVNGLCNRLKTSAVDGLSGQPSDIEKRKAAFGQNFIPPKKPKTFLQLVWEALQDVTLIILEVAAIVSLGLSFYKPPDAGDKNCVAKRGAEPEEEGETGWIEGAAILLSVVCVVLVTAFNDWSKEKQFRGLQSRIEQEQKFTVVRGGQVIQIHVAEIVVGDIAQIKYGDLLPADGVLIQGNDLKIDESSLTGESDHVKKSLDKDAMLLSGTHVMEGSGKIVVTAVGVNSQTGIIFTLLGAGEDDDDEEEKEKKKEKERKKEKKNKKQDGSVENRKKAKAQDGAAMEMQPLNSDEGADGEEKRKANLPKKEKSVLQGKLTKLAVQIGKAGLLMSAITVIILVVLFVVNTFWWDEVSWDSECIPIYIQFFVKFFIIGVTVLVVAVPEGLPLAVTISLAYSVKKMMKDNNLVRHLDACETMGNATAICSDKTGTLTMNRMTVVQVFIADKHYRKVPEPDVVPASTMERLVLGISVNCAYTTKIMPPEKEGGLNRQVGNKTECALLGFALDLKKDYQAIRNEIPEEKLYKVYTFNSVRKSMSTVLKNDDGSFRMFSKGASEILLKKCYKILTSTGEAKVFRPRDRDDMVKRVIEPMASEGLRTICMAYRDFPAAEGEPDWDNEAEILTRLTCVCVVGIEDPVRPEVPDAIRKCQRAGITVRMVTGDNLNTARAIATKCGILQVGDDFLCLEGKEFNRRIRNEKGEIEQERIDKIWPKLRVLARSSPTDKHTLVKGIIDSTVVEQRQVVAVTGDGTNDGPALKKADVGFAMGIAGTDVAKEASDIILTDDNFSSIVRAVMWGRNVYDSISKFLQFQLTVNVVAVIVAFTGACITQDSPLKAVQMLWVNLIMDTLASLALATEPPTESLLLRKPYGRNKPLISRTMMKNILGHAVYQLIIIFTLLFAGEKMFDIDSGRYAELHAPPSEHYTIVFNTFVMMQLFNEINARKIHGERNVFEGIFNNMIFCTIVFGTFVIQIVIVQFGGKPFSCVGLNIEQWLWCIFLGFGCLLWGQVISTIPTSRLKFLKTAGHGTQKEEIPDEELEELEDLDEIDHAERELRRGQILWFRGLNRIQTQIRVVNAFRSSLSPYEGLEKPESRTSIHNFMTHPEFRIEDSEPHIPLIDDTDAEDDAPTKRNATPTPPPPPSPNQNNNAVDSGVHLFLDPSKSATPSAPGSPMHSLETSL from the exons gTTTAAGTGGGCAACCCTCagatattgaaaaaagaaaagcagCATTTGGACAGAACTTTATACCTCCGAAAAAGCCAAAAACCTTTCTTCAGTTAGTATGGGAAGCATTACAGGATGTAACATTGATTATTTTGGAAGTGGCAGCAATAGTTTCTTTAGGCCTTTCTTTTTATAAACCTCCAGATGCAGGAGACAAAA attgCGTGGCGAAAAGGGGTGCAGAACCTGAGGAAGAAGGAGAGACAGGATGGATAGAAGGTGCAGCTATCCTCCTGTCTGTTGTTTGTGTGGTGCTCGTGACTGCCTTTAATGACTGGAGTAAAGAGAAACAGTTCCGTGGCTTACAGAGCCGCATTGAACAAGAGCAGAAGTTTACGGTGGTTCGGGGAGGGCAGGTCATTCAGATCCATGTGGCCGAGATCGTCGTCGGGGAcattgcacaaataaaatatg GCGACCTCCTGCCCGCTGATGGTGTTCTCATCCAGGGCAACGACCTCAAAATAGACGAGAGCTCTTTAACCGGAGAGTCTGACCATGTCAAGAAATCGTTGGACAAAGATGCTATGCTGCTGTCAG GTACACACGTCATGGAGGGCTCTGGAAAAATCGTGGTCACTGCTGTCGGAGTCAATTCCCAAACTGGAATCATCTTCACTTTATTGGGGGCaggagaagatgatgatgatgaggaagagaaagagaagaaaaaagaaaaggagcgaaagaaagagaagaaaa ATAAAAAGCAGGATGGCTCTGTGGAGAACCGAAAGAAAG CAAAAGCCCAGGATGGGGCTGCAATGGAGATGCAGCCTCTAAACAGTGATGAAGGGGCTGATGGTGAGGAGAAGAGAAAAGCCAACTTGCCAAAGAAAGAGAAATCGGTCTTGCAAGGGAAGCTGACCAAATTGGCGGTCCAAATCGGAAAAGCAG GTTTGTTGATGTCAGCCATCACCGTGATCATCTTGGTGGTGCTGTTCGTGGTGAATACTTTCTGGTGGGATGAAGTTTCCTGGGATTCAGAATGTATACCCATCTACATCCAGTTCTTTGTTAAGTTCTTCATCATTGGTGTGACCGTACTGGTGGTGGCCGTTCCTGAGGGCCTTCCGCTGGCTGTTACCATCTCATTGGCTTACTCTGTCAAA AAAATGATGAAAGACAATAATTTAGTGAGGCATCTTGATGCCTGCGAAACCATGGGCAATGCCACAGCCATCTGTTCGGATAAGACAGGAACACTGACTATGAATCGGATGACAGTAGTTCAGGTTTTTATTGCTGACAAGCACTACAGGAAAGTCCCTGAGCCTGATGTTGTCCCTGCCAGCACCATGGAACGGCTCGTACTGGGCATCAGTGTCAACTGTGCTTACACCACCAAAATTATG CCCCCTGAGAAGGAGGGAGGCCTGAATCGTCAGGTGGGCAACAAAACTGAATGTGCCTTGCTGGGCTTTGCCTTGGACTTGAAAAAAGACTATCAAGCAATCCGCAACGAAATCCCTGAGGAGAAGCTTTACAAAGTCTACACCTTCAACTCCGTCAGGAAATCCATGAGCACCGTGCTAAAAAATGATGACGGAAGCTTTCGGATGTTCAGCAAAGGAGCCTCAGAGATTCTGCTGAAGAA GTGCTATAAAATCCTGACATCGACGGGTGAAGCGAAGGTTTTCCGGCCCAGGGACAGAGATGATATGGTGAAGAGAGTAATCGAACCTATGGCCTCTGAGGGCCTGAGGACCATCTGCATGGCTTACAGGGACTTTCCTGCTGCTGAAGGAGAACCAGACTGGGATAATGAGGCCGAAATCCTTACCAGGCTCACTTGTGTGTGTGTCGTGGGCATTGAAGATCCGGTCAGGCCTGAG GTCCCTGATGCCATTAGAAAGTGCCAGCGTGCTGGAATCACGGTGCGCATGGTCACGGGGGACAACCTTAATACTGCCCGCGCTATAGCAACTAAATGTGGCATCCTGCAGGTAGGAGATGATTTCCTCTGCTTGGAGGGCAAGGAGTTCAACCGCCGGATCCGTAATGAAAAGGGAGAG atcgaACAAGAGCGGATTGACAAAATATGGCCTAAACTCCGGGTGCTGGCGAGATCTTCGCCCACAGACAAGCATACACTAGTTAAAG GAATAATTGACAGCACCGTTGTGGAGCAGAGACAGGTTGTTGCAGTAACAGGAGACGGCACCAATGATGGCCCTGCCTTAAAAAAGGCCGATGTTGGGTTTGCCATG GGTATAGCCGGCACTGACGTGGCTAAAGAAGCCTCAGATATCATCCTCACTGACGACAACTTTAGCAGCATTGTCAGGGCCGTCATGTGGGGGCGAAATGTCTACGACAGCATTTCAAAATTCCTCCAGTTCCAGCTCACCGTCAACGTGGTGGCTGTGATTGTGGCCTTCACTGGAGCTTGCATCACACAG GACTCTCCTTTGAAAGCTGTACAGATGTTATGGGTAAATCTCATTATGGACACACTTGCCTCTTTGGCCTTGGCCACTGAACCCCCCACTGAATCTCTTCTGCTGAGGAAGCCTTATGGCCGTAATAAACCACTCATCTCTAGGACAATGATGAAAAACATATTAGGTCATGCCGTCTACCAGCTCATCATCATCTTTACTCTACTGTTTGCTG GTGAGAAGATGTTCGACATTGACAGCGGACGTTACGCCGAGCTTCACGCTCCCCCATCTGAGCACTACACCATTGTCTTCAACACCTTTGTGATGATGCAGCTGTTCAATGAAATTAATGCACGGAAAATCCACGGAGAACGAAACGTCTTTGAAGGCATTTTCAACAATATGATCTTCTGCACCATTGTCTTTGGGACATTCGTTATTCAG ATTGTGATCGTGCAATTTGGAGGAAAGCCGTTCAGCTGTGTGGGTTTAAACATTGAACAGTGGCTATGGTGCATCTTCTTGGGCTTTGGATGTCTACTCTGGGGACAG GTCATCTCCACAATCCCCACAAGCCGGCTGAAGTTCCTGAAGACTGCTGGTCATGGAACGCAGAAGGAGGAGATCCCAGATGAGGAGTTGGAGGAGCTGGAAGACCTTGATGAAATCGACCACGCCGAGCGAGAGCTCCGCAGGGGGCAGATCCTCTGGTTTAGAGGCCTCAACCGCATTCAGACTCAG ATCCGGGTGGTGAATGCATTCCGCAGCTCGCTGTCACCCTATGAGGGCCTGGAGAAGCCAGAGTCTCGAACCTCCATCCACAACTTCATGACCCACCCAGAGTTCCGGATAGAGGACTCGGAGCCCCACATCCCTCTCATCGACGACACGGACGCGGAGGACGATGCTCCCACAAAGAGAAATGCGACCCctacacctcctcctcctccctcaCCCAATCAGAACAATAATGCCGTCGACAGCGGCGTGCACCTCTTCCTGGATCCCAGCAAATCAGCTACACCTTCAGCTCCCGGGAGCCCCATGCACAGCCTAGAGACGTCCCTTTGA